A region of the Ascaphus truei isolate aAscTru1 unplaced genomic scaffold, aAscTru1.hap1 HAP1_SCAFFOLD_726, whole genome shotgun sequence genome:
caaatcaATAGAAAAgaagcctcccaccccccaaatgcatatatgAAATAAAATCATCCCTATATAAAGAAAACCATGCtctcaaatacatatacaaaaaacacaccccaaatgcatataaactgCCCCCAACCCCAAAAACATGTAAAAGAAGCCCCCAATTGCCAAATCAGAAAAGAAGCCCCTAAccgccaaatacatagaaaagaagcccccaacCCCAAAAACATGTAAAAGAAGCCTCCAAttgccaaatacatagaaaagaagcccccaactgccaaatacatagaaaagaagcccccaacTGCCAAATACAAAGAAAAGAAGCCCCCAACCGCCagatacatagaaaagaagcccccaactgccaaatacatagaaaagaagcccccaactgccaaatacagtacatagaaaagaagcccccaaTCGCCAAATACAAAGAAAAGAAGCCCCCAActgccaaatacatagaaaagaagcccccaactgccaaatacatagaaaaaagcCCCCAAccgccaaatacatagaaaagaagcccccaactgccaaatacatagaaaagaagcccccaactgccaaatacatagaaaagaagcccccaaccgccaaatacatagaaaagaagcgcCCAACTGCCAAATACAAAGAAAAGAAGCCCCCAActgccaaatacatagaaaagaagcccccaaccgccaaatacatagaaaagaagcccccaactgccaaatacatagaaaagaagcccccaaccgccaaatacatagaaaagaagcccccaacttccaaatacatagaaaagaagcccccaactgccaaatacatagaaaagaagtgCCCAACCGCCAAATACAAAGAAAAGAAGCCCCCAActgccaaatacatagaaaagaagattcacccacaaaatacattgaAAAGAAGTATCCCACCCATTAAATACATAGAAaagccccccatccccaaatactgtagtgccgacgagtattctaaaacaaatctggggcaatcaccaacaagacccaagtacatactgggtacatgctgggtacatgctgcaacatttcagtgacatttctgcagacagactaatggcccatcggattaacagcgggggtacctggcaatcccattcaaactaaatgggactgccagggacccctgctgtgttaatcctttgggccattagtctctgcagaaatgtcactgaaatgttgcagcatgtacccagcatgtacctgagtcatGTTGATAATagctccagattttccaaggcaagtttaaagcaagttttagaatactcgtcggcgcacatGTACATAGAAAATAagtccccccatccccaaatgcaaatataaaataaaaacacccccaaaaGCATATTAAAACTtgctcccaaatacatattaaaaaaacacccatCCAAATACATTTAAAGAACCCCACTATCCCCAAAAGACATTGAAAAgaagcccccacccccaaatacatagaaaaggtCCCCCAGCCTCCAACTACACAGACAAgaagcccccacccccaaatgcatattataaaaatacccccccaaatacatatacaaaaacccatcccaaatgcatataaactaCCTCCACCGCACTAACAAATATATAAGAAatcccccatcccccaaatacatagtaaAGTCACCTATCCCCAAAATACATAGGAAAGAAGCCCAGAAGCCCAgacccccaaataaatataatatCCCCCACCTCCCAAAAACACAGAAAAGAAGCCGCTCACTcccaaaatacatagaaaagaagtctccaaccccctaaatacatagaaaagaagtacCCCATCCACCAAATACATAGGAAAGCCCCCACCCCAAAGGTATAGAAAAGTCCCCACCccaaatgcatttttttaaattaaagcacCCCCtaaagcatataaaaatattctcccaaatacatataaaacccccaatacatttatagAACCACACTAACCACCAAATACACAGACAAGAAGCCCCCGCCCCAAATGCATATTATTGTAAAtaaacaacccccaaatacatatacaaaaaacccaccccaaatgcatataaaccaCCTCCATCTCCCAAATCCATATAAAAGAAGTActtcaccccccaaatacatagaaaagaagcttccacccccaaataaatataaaaaccctcatcccccaaatacatagaaaagaagcccaccacccccatatgcaTATTAACCgcctccacccccaaatacatagaaaagaagcctctctctcctcccaaatacatatatgacATAAAATcatccccaaatgcatataaacccccccaaatacatatacaaaaatacaccACCCAAATGCATAAAACTGCCCCcaacccccaaaacatataaaagaagCCCCCAAACCTCCAAATATATAGAAATGGAGTACcccacccaccaaatacatagataaaacccccaccccaaaatacatagaacagaaacccccacccccaaatgcatatataaaataaaaacacccccaaaaGCATATAAAAAACATGcttccaaatacatattaaaaaaacacacccaaatacattaAAGAATCCCACTactcccaaatacatagaaaataagcCCCCATttccaaatacatagaaaaatgtcCCCCAGCCCCCAACTACACGGACAAGAACCCCCaaaccccaatgcatattaaaaaaacacaccccaaaatacatatacaaaaaacccacccccaaatgcatataaaccacctccaccccacaaatacatataaaagaagcccctcaccccccaaatacatagaaaagtcaCATACCCAACCAAAATACTTAAGAAATAGGCCCCCATcccccaaataaatataaaatccccctaaccacccaaatacatagaaaagaaatcCCCCaaccccaaatgcatataaaccacccccaccccccaaatacatagaaaagaagcctctcaccccccaaatgcatatataaaataaaatcacCCACAaacacattaaataaaaacatgctcccaaatacatatacgcaaaacccaccccccaaatgcatataaactccccccacctcacaaatacatataaaagaaacccCCCACTCCAAATACAAAGAAAAGAAGGCccccgcccccaaatacatagaaaacacAATAATTATAGACGTCGTGGAAGAGAAACAGTTGAAAAAAATTAATTGAatcatttgatttatttttaatgacATTTAATTATGTAATTGACCAACTCtaattaaaacaaatacattatCAATCTATGTGCTAATTATATTTTGAAGAAAGGACACAAGACGGTTTGAATCAAATTAAAAAACATAGTGATCTCTATCTTCAACCAGCACATCTGTAATAATAAGACACTCACAAGGCCagaaattaattgaattaatatCTACAGTTGAAGGCCAATTACATTTTCTAAATCAAACAACAGAAAATTAAATCAGATACTTTTTCACTCTGTTTGTTCATTATATTCTGAAATAATCTTTCCAAATTCTGTATTTATAGCAGGAAacctatacaggtatacaggagaACCAGTAGCGAGATTCTTAAGCGCCCTGAATCATCTGAAATACCACGTACTGTAAGTATTAATCACATGAAATATATATGCTATTGATTGTGAATTGTTTCCACATTAGGTCAAATGTATTCCATGTATACTTAAATGGTAAAATTGTGTATGACTATGCTCTAAGGCTGTTCAAAACTCTACCAAGCTGAATACATTGCTGATTTTGCTATAGGTAGACACAATAAATTAACACTACTCGCTACATTAATTAAAGTCTCCCAGTTGCCAAATGTGGTCAATATGGATGATAAAAAAGAACCAAAAAATGAATTTCAAAGAGAGCAATGGGAATGTGTTCTAGCAGTGACTATACTGTATGAGAATACGGTACACAGTAATATAGAGTATTTAGTGGGTAAAAGATTTGTGTATGTCTTTATGTCAGTATGTGTACTGTACTCTAGAAACTGAAATATCATATAAATTAGTAAAAACGATCACAtaatatgattattatttttttaacagattTCAAGAACCAAAAGATGTTTCTAAAGGCTCTAGCTTTACTGGCTTTTGTATCTATTGCCTGCCTTGTACCACTTGGAGAAGCTAAAAAGTAAGACTTTTTTTCTCAGAAATATAAGTGCTAATTCCTTCTTCTAGTTATTCTAGTTTTGTTTTAGAGTGTATATATTGTTGTATGGACGTGTTGAATTGATTTCATTAAATAGGCTACACTGTGAAGTGCTTGCAATATAATAGTTTCCCAAATGCAACCTGTTAACACAAGCCAATATATATTTGTCATATATGTGGGTTAATTTACTTATATGTTCTCAGAACGTCCTCACAATGCATGGAATACATGTAACATGTCACCAAGTGATAATGCATTTTCTGACTAACTTTTCTCTCTTCATCTTTAGTGAAGTTGAAAAACAGAATCAGTTAAAGAGGATGGTAGATTTACTTCATGGAATACAAGATCTCAGTGAAAGAGATCTCTCTGAGGAAGCCTATATGAGGGAAATCAGAGGTTTCAGAGATGTTCTCAAAGGTGCTGCAAAACAATTTGTTAAAACTGTAGCTGGTCATATAGCCAATATAAAGAGATCAACTGAAGAAGAGAAAGCGATAAAGAGGGTTGAAAATGTACTGCGTGATCTAGAATCTATGGATCTCTCACAACATGCATCTCAAATGCAAATCAGAGGAATCAAGGACTGGATAAAGGGTGCTGCTAAGAAACTAATTAAAACAGTGGCCTCACACATTGCTAATCAGTAAGAGAGAGTTTGAGATCAGAGATATGCAATAAAAAAGCCTTACATATTGAGCTCTTAAACAGGCTTCTCTCCATCCTGGTCCAAGTTAGACAGTTTATATGATGAGAGCAGTGTAGCAAAATCAGTGCATCTCACCTTTCTCAGAATCCACATTATGATGTAATTTATTGCTTGTGAATCTTTTTGGAAATGGCTGGCTTTTATTTAGCTTTTCAAGAATTATCTTGAATTAGTAATATTGTCAAGTCCAAAAATTATACAGCTAGCAGTGAACTATTTTCATGTATGTATGATTCCAGAgcaataaaaactaaatgcaataaATCACCTGtgcttgtgttgtttttttttaacatgaatAAATAACAAGAAAGCGTTGCATGTTTCTTCCCTGTTTCTTGATTACAGTAAACGTATGCTGAAAATTACTTGCATATAGTTTATTATatactaaagcagtaaaattccggccATTCTTAAAATCCCTGctttctgattggttagaattctgggcattattcattcagtaatgcccggaatattTGGGAACTTGCCAATTTACCTttcagagatgcagagagagcgcGCTGAGAAAAAAACGTCAATATTTAAActtcaacaaaagacagaggtgcccaatgctacatctaattgacaaaacatatatggtaataagtataaagtttaaatacttcaatgatcAGATAAGAACAAGAATTTGGTACTCTCTCAAATTGGAGGGTCTTATGGGGATTCTAAGAGACTCCTGTTCAAAGTTTCAAAAGGTATGGCCACCGTGGCTGATCTATTAATCTCTTAACACGCAGGATCACCCACCCATAGATCAGTCCAATATCCTCCAATGAGAATCCATGTGCTATCCAGGTTACCCGATGGGTAAGCCGTCCCCTCCCGCCAATAGTAGCAATAAAGACTATTTTTACAGTGGGCATGTATAATGTATTTCTATATATGTGAAGTATGATTGTCAGGATTGGCAGGAATGTTGCAccattcctttccccccctctcacccattaCCCCTCCTTTTTATTTCTGTAccccttctcctccacccccacaACTTCTggaaaaaaaactaataaaaacttaagttgaaaaaaaaaatacttcaataataataataattacttggttatttagttaaacccttaggccaaagcgtcgtaagcctgcatgccaaacGTCAAAGTATACATTTACCACGCTCAGGAGCACTCTTTTTTTACATAagtatatattcatgatgtggtgggtgtaggagtttgagctagctgggaatgtgtgctaATCAATATTTAAACTTAACTGTAAATACCTCTCCTGGTCCAAGCCACTGACAGCACCTCCgttcctctcctctcacagcacagcagcataaccagtctctcacacagctgctagtgctgccAGAAGCTGGCGAGTCCCAATTGGTAATTTTGTTACTtgtaacaaagtaatatttctcaccacttCAATAGCTTGTGCTAAGGtaatttctatttgttttttatttagttgtagttaatatcacagtccccacactctcccctttctttctcacatctcccctccacccacctccatccctcttcttcccctccattcccctccattatccccctcaccccttttcgccccacacctctctctcttccccacaacctcacatctctctcttcaccccccctcacacctctctcccccctcatctctctcactcccccctcacctacctctcactcccctcacctctctctccccctcacctctctcttccctccctcacttctcttcctcccctcacctctctccaccccctcacctctctccccctccttcatgtctctcttccccctccttcacctctctctctcccccctacacctctctccctcctaaacctctctcccccccgtaaACCTCTCCCCCCCTAAATCTCTACACCCCAATTcagccttctctctcccccctcacccctctcatctgctactttacttctttctcctacacaggtgcatcagcTAGTTCGGATTTATATATGAGACCCTAGTTAGGACAGATTGCAGTCATCTCAGTATTAGAGTAATACTGTACCTCTAGGACAGAACAGCGACACAACCTACAAGTTATTGTACAACTTTAAGTTACGAAATGTCTATCACTACCACCGTTCATTTCAATCTTTTTGGAAACTAAACAATAAAGGATTGGCTACaaaatggagagaaaaaaaataataaatatattacagtTATCTCatttaaaaataagaaaacattgattaaaaaaaaagaaaagacattCCTATAGATGAATTAAATCTAGATCAAATAGAAAAGGacaaacatgaaaaaaacacCCTAATTCAAACAAAATGGGCCATAAAACTTTTTACAAATTGGCTTGCAGAAAACAATAAAGATATTGATTTTGAAGAATTTAAACCCACACAACTTAATGGAAACTTATCATTAAGGCAATTTTATGCTAGCGTAAGAAAAGAAACTGGAAATCAATAAATTATACAAAGCTATGTATCCTTACGTGCATCTATTAACCATCATATAAATAGCCCACCatatttaagaaaaataaatataatgaatGATTCAGAGATTATTTCATCCAACAATATGTTTGTATCAGTTTAAAAAAAGTATTGCTATTTGATGGTATTCTAAAGTCCAAAtgatgtgtatttgtgtatcgaTTCTAAGACCcaccttgatttaataaaaaaaaaattgggggggggggaaacccctcTATATTAaataggaaggggagagagagagatgggggggagagagagagagggaggggggggagagagagtgggaaggtaggggggggggagagagagagggaaggagcgagagagagggaaggaagggagagagagagggaaggggggagagagagagagggaaggggggaagagagaaagagggaaggggagagagagagagggggaatggggagagagagagggaaggggcagagagagagaggaaggaggcagagagagagagggaagggcagagagagagagggtaggggcagagagagaaggaaggggggagagatagggaagggggggagggagggatgggggagagagagggatggggggagagagagggatggggagagagagagagagagagggggagggggggagagagagggaaggggagagagagggaaggggggagaaggataggagggaagggggggaaggataggagggaagggggggggcgaaggataggagggaagggggaagaaggatagtagggaaggggggagaaggatagaaTGGAAGGGGGGGttagggataggagggaaggggaagagggataggagggaaggacacacagagatagacagacacacacacacacacacacaaacacacagagatacaaacacacacacagagatacaaacacacacacaccgagatacaaacacacacacacacagatacacacagagagagataaacgcacagagatacaaacacacacacagtgatacacatacacacacacacacacacacacacacacacacacacacacacacacacacacacacacacacacacacacacacacacacacacacacacacacacacacacacacacacacacacacacacacacacacacacacacacacagaaacacacacgcacatacacacagagagagatacacacacatacacacacagagagatacacacacacatacacacatacacacacacacagatacacacagatacacagacaaacacacagagagaatcacacagagatttgacaggggggcAATGTGAAGACAGACCCGGGCCGTTCGGCATCTCAACTCTCTTCTcctcatggaggaggagggggaggagggccgtgatcgctctgcacggaggggaggggggggggggggcgtgatcgctctgcacggaggggagggggcaggggggcatGATCGCAGCTATGCTGTAGACCCGGCCGGAATCTCCAGCAtctctctctgcacgagggggaggaggggggccgtgaTCGCAGACATTTTTGCAGCACACAGAAATCCGGCCGCATCTCCAGCAGCGCCTCCTGGctgttattttgttgttgtttttttcagtacatcgattgtaagaccCAGTCTTATTTCAGCCACGCGAAAAAGGGGAAAaacctgcgtcttacaatcgaggaaatacggtatatatatatatatatatatatatatatatataaatatacagtgttcgacaattaattataactacacgcccgttgcgagtggatttaggccgctggcgagccgttgttgcggctctatgaattcccctgctcgcgccaattttttttaaaataaataatccccctacCTGATTGTGTTAAcgtggggaagagggccggcaggcagcgctgggttagccccttcccccgatctcctccccctcctgcccctggtctcctccccctctctgcccccgatccacgcttgctgCCCTGTGGTGTCCGCCACCTTATATGCACAGAGGTACCGGTAAGTACTCTCTCAtgcctccccccatgtctctcatacACTCATGCCTCCCCTCCATATCTTTCATACCCTCTTGCCTCGCCCCTTGTCTCTGGTGTGTTACCTTATATTTAGCCCCTGTGGCGGCTGCTAGCACCTCTCACCGTGGCTGCATccacagggaggaggagggggggagagagactgttcCCTTGGTGCTCCCTTGACTCCCACCGCTCCCTTGCCTCCTGCTGCTTGGCACTCCCTTGCCTCCCATGGGCACACCACCTGGGATGCGGGAGATGGGtacgggagtggggggggggtggttgtgttGAGCGGCTGTGCACGTGGGTGCCATGACTCAATTTCCTTCCATGCCTCCCTGACATGAGGCGAATCCCCCCCTGCCATGCGGCCAGCCCCGCTACCATGGGAGACCCCCCCCGTACCGTGCAGAGGGCCTGCTGCCATGCGGCCAGCCCCCGCTACCAAGGGAgaccaccccccctttcccccccccctaccgtgcGGAAGGCCCGCTGatgtgcggaggcccccgctgccatgggaGATCCCCCTACTGTGCGAAGGGCCCGCTGCTGTGCGGAGGTCCCCACTGCCATGGgcgacttccccccccctcccctacagtgCGGAGGgtcccctgccttgcgggtgagtgtgtgactgtgtgtgtgactgtgtgtgtgtgtgtatgtgtgtgtgtgtgtgtgtttgactgtgtgtgtgtttgactgtgtgtgtatgtgtttgactgagtgtgtgtgtgtgtgaatgagcgtgtgtgtgactgagtgtgtctgagtgtgactgagtgtgtgactgagtgtgtgtgagtgtgtgtgtgtgactgagtgtgtgtgtgtgtgtgtgactgagtgtgtgactgagtgtgtgactgagtgtgtgtgtgtgactgagtgtgtgtgtgtgactcaatgtgtgtgtgtgacagagtgtgtgtgtgtgactgtgtgtgtgtgtgtgtgtgtgtgactgagtgactgtgcctgtttgactgagtgtgtgtgagtgactgagtggctgtgggtgactgagtggctgtgtgtgtcaatgactgtgtgtgactgtgtgaaacagtgtgtat
Encoded here:
- the LOC142486075 gene encoding maximins 4/H3 type 4-like: MFLKALALLAFVSIACLVPLGEAKNEVEKQNQLKRMVDLLHGIQDLSERDLSEEAYMREIRGFRDVLKGAAKQFVKTVAGHIANIKRSTEEEKAIKRVENVLRDLESMDLSQHASQMQIRGIKDWIKGAAKKLIKTVASHIANQ